The window GACGAGGAGACCGGTTCGCTGGACCTGCTGCTCGCCCACCCGGTCAGCCGGGTCCGCGCCGCGCTGCAGCGGTTCGCCGCGCTGGTGGTCGGGCTGGTGGTCACCGGGGCGCTGCTCTGGCTGGCCCTGGTCGCGATCCGTGGTCCGGCCGAGTTCACCGCCGTCGGGGTCGGTGCGCTGGCCGCGATGACCCTGCATCTGGTGCTGTTCGGCACCGCGTTCGCCGCCCTGGCGTACGGCGTGGGGGCCGCGACCGGCAGCCGGGCGACGGCGCTCGGCGTCGGCGCGGCGGTCGCCGTGCTCGGCTACCTCGCGAATGCCGTCCTGCCCCAGGTCGACGCGTTGGCGTGGGCCCGCGACATCTCTCCGTTCCACTGGTACCTCGCCGGCGATCCGCTGGTGAACGGGGTGCAGTTCGGCGGCGTACTGCTGCTCGCCGGCTTCGCCGCGGTCTGCGTCGCCGCCGGCACCTGGCGCTTCACCCGCCGCGACATCGCCGTGTGAGGAATCCGGCCGGCCCGGCTGCCACACTGGCAGGCATGGACTCCGACGTGATCTCCATCCGGACCGGCTCCCGACCCGTGGTGCGTGACATCACCGCCGAGGCGGGACGGTTCGTCGCCGGACGTGGCGACGGGCTGCTGCACGTGTTCGTACCGCACGCCACCGCCGGTATCGCGATCATCGAGACCGGTGCCGGCTCCGACGACGATCTGCTCACCGCCCTGGACCAACTGCTGCCCACCGACGACCGCTGGCAGCACCGGCACGGCTCCCCCGGGCACGGCCGGGACCATGTGCTGCCGGCGTTCGTCGCCCCGTACGCCACCCTGCCCGTGCTCGACGGCCGGCTCGCTCTCGGCACCTGGCAGTCGGTCTGCCTGGTCGACCCGAACGGGGACAACGCCGACCGCAAGGTCCGGTTCTCCTTCCTCGCCGGTTGACGGCGGCCGACTCGCTGGTCGAGACGGCCGGCCGGGCGGTCGGAGCCGGGGCCGGAGCCGGCCGGAAGTTACCGTCTGGTACCTGTGTCCCAGATCGCCTCTATGGCGACCGCGCGTGACGCAACCGGCCTCCAGGGGGCAGGATGGTCAGTAGAGACCTATCCCACACACAACTGAGGGAACGCCTGTGGCCACGGAACGCAAGCGCCCGGTGATCAGCGACGGCCTGCCGAGCCAGCTTCCGGACATCGACCCTGAAGAAACCAGCGAATGGGTCGAGTCACTCGACGGAGTGATCGACGAACGCGGCGCCAAACGCGCCCGCTACGTCATGCTGCGCCTGCTCGAACGGGCTCGGGAGCGCCAGGTCGGGGTGCCGCCACTGACCACCACCGACTACATCAACACGATTCCGCCGGAACGCGAACCCTGGTTCCCGGGCGACGAGATGATCGAGCGGCGGATCCGCGCGTACATCCGGTGGAACGCCGCGGTGCTGGTGCACCGCGCGCAGCGGCCGGAGATCGGCGTCGGTGGCCACATCTCCACCTACGCCAGCGCGGCATCCCTCTACGAAGTGGGGATGAACCACTTTTTCCGTGGCAAGCAGCACCCCGGCGGCGGTGACCACATCTTCTTCCAGGGGCACGCCTCCCCCGGCATGTACGCCCGCGCCTTCGTCGAGGGCCGGCTGTCGGAGCAGCGCCTCGACGGCTTCCGGCAGGAGTTGTCGCACGCCGGGCTCGGCGGCGGGCTGCCGTCGTACCCGCACCCGCGGCTGATGCCGGACTTCTGGGAGTTCCCCACCGTCTCGATGGGCCTCGGCGCGATCAACGCGATCTACCAGGCCCGGTTCAACCGGTACCTGCAGCACCGGGGTATCAAGGACACCTCCGACCAGCATGTGTGGGCGTTCCTCGGCGACGGTGAGATGGACGAGCCGGAGTCGCTCGGCGCGATCGGGGTGGCCGCCCGCGAGGAGCTGGACAACCTCACCTTCGTGATCAACTGCAACCTGCAGCGGCTGGACGGCCCGGTGCGCGGCAACGGCAAGGTCATGCAGGAGCTGGAGGCGTTCTTCCGGGGTGCCGGCTGGAACGTGATCAAGGTCGTCTGGGGTCGGGAGTGGGATCCGCTGCTCGCCGCGGACACCGACGGCGCGCTGGTCAACCTGATGAACACCACGCCGGACGGCGACTACCAGACCTACAAGGCCGAGTCCGGCGCGTACGTGCGGGAGCACTTCTTCGGCCGCGACCCGCGTACCCGCAAGATGGTCGAGAGTCTGTCCGACGACGAGATCTGGAACCTCAAGCGCGGCGGTCACGACTACCGCAAGCTGTACGCGGCGTACAAGGCGGCCACCGAGCACACCGGCCAGCCGACGGTGATCCTGGCCAAGACGATCAAGGGCTGGACGCTCGGCGAGCACTTCGAGGGCCGCAACGCCACCCACCAGATGAAGAAGCTGACCCTGGACGACCTGAAGACCTTCCGGGACCGGCTCTACCTGGACGTGCCGGACGAGCAGTTGGAGGCCAACCCGTACCTCCCGCCGTACCTGCGCCCGGCCGACGACTCCCCGGAGATGACCTACCTGCAGGAGCGCCGCAAGGCCCTCGGCGGGTACGTGCCGACCCGGCGGACCGCCGCCCGCCCGCTGGCGGTGCCGGGCAGTGAGCGGTTCGGTGACGTCAAACGCGGCTCCGGCAAGCAGAAGGTCGCCACCACGATGGCCTTCGTCCGGCTGCTCAAGGACATCATGAAGGACCGCGAGTTCGGCAAGCGGTGGGTGCCGATCATCCCGGACGAGGCGCGGACCTTCGGCATGGACTCGCTGTTCCCGACGCAGAAGATCTACTCACCGCACGGGCAGAAGTACACCGCGGTGGACCGGGAGCTGTTCCTGTCGTACAAGGAGTCGACCGCCGGGCAGATCCTGCACGAGGGGATCAACGAGGCCGGCTCGGTGGCGTCGTTCACGGCCGCCGGCACGTCGTACGCCACCCACGACGAGCCGATGATCCCGCTGTACATCTTCTACTCGATGTTCGGGTTCCAGCGCACCGGCGACGCGTTCTGGGCGGCGGCCGACCAGATGGCCCGCGGCTTCGTCCTCGGGGCCACCGCCGGGCGGACCACGCTCAACGGCGAGGGCCTGCAGCACGAGGATGGCCATTCGCAGCTGCTCGCCGCGAGCAACCCGGCGGTGGTCGCCTACGACCCGGCGTTCGCGTTCGAGATCGCGCACATCGTGGAGAACGGCCTGCACCGGATGTACGGCGAGTCACCGGAGAACGTCTTCTACTACCTGACGGTGTACAACGAACCGATCGTGCAGCCGGCTCAGCCGGACGGGCTCGACGTGGAGGGCCTGCTCAAGGGGCTCTACCGGTACGCGGCGGCACCGCAGGTGAGTCGGGCCGACGGCGGCGAAGCGCCCCGGGCCACGATCCTCGCCTCCGGCACCGGTATGCAGTGGGCGCTCAAGGCGCAGCAGCTGCTCGCCGAGGACTGGGGGGTGGCCGCCGACGTGTGGTCGGTGACCTCCTGGACCGAGCTGCGTCGGGACGCGGTGGCCTGCGAGGAGCACAACCTGCTCAACCTGGGCGGTGAGGCGCGGGTGCCGTACGTGCGCACGGCGCTGGCCGACGCGCCGCAGTCGGTGGTCGCGGTCAGCGACTGGATGCGGGCGGTGCCGGACCTGATCGCCCGGTGGGTTCCGGGCGACTACACCTCGCTGGGCACCGACGGGTTCGGGCTGTCGGACACCCGGCACGCGTTGCGGCGGCACTTCCACGTCGACGCCGAGTCGGTGGCCGTGGCGACGCTGCGGCAGTTGGCGTTGCGCGGTGAGGTGCCGGCCGAGGTGCCGGCGGGGGCCGCCAAGAAGTACGCGATCGACGACGTCAACGCCGCTCCGGTCGGGGAGACCGGCGGCGACTCCTGATCCGCAGCGACCGCGGTCGACGGGCTCCGGCGGGTGACCGCCGGGGCCCGTCGCGTCCGGGGCCGCACCATCTGCGGACCCCGCCGTAGCTGCGGTCGTCGGCGGTCAGCAGACGTTGGTCCGGTCGGCTGCGGTCAGCAGACGTTGGTCCGGTCGTCGGCGTTGGCGGCGTGCCGGGCGGCGGCCAGGTCGGACAGGCGGCCCAGGGACGTCTCCAGATCGGCACCGACCCGGTGCTTGCCGAGGCGCAGCAGGGTCGCGCTGACCTGGCCGGCCGGCCACCGCACGATGGTCAGCCGGACTGCGGTGCCGTCCCCCTCCGGGGTGAGTTCGACCTGCACCTCGGTGCGGGCCTCGGCCCGCAGGCCGGGGCCGGCGGCCCGCTCCCGCCAGGCGATCAGCTTGGGCGGCTGGAACTCGATGACCTCGGCGTCCGCGGCCGCACCGTCCGCCGTGTGCACCCGCATTCGGCGGATGTCGCCGCCGATCACCTCGGCCTGGCGGACACCGGCGAGCCAGTCGGGCAGCAACGCGGCCTGCCCGACCACCTCCCAGACGGTGTCGATCGGGGCCTCCACCCGCCCGCTGCGTTCGATGAGGATCATCTGCCTGCCTGTCTCTGCCTGCTCGTCCTGACAGGCGCAGCCTAAATCACATTCTCCACAAAAGGTGCAGACTTCGCTGTTCACCCAGGGTGCCACCGGACCTGGCCGTCGGGCGGGGATCGGCCGCCCGTAGGCTGGGACCGTGACGGTACGCGTACGCTTCGCCCCATCCCCCACCGGTATGTTCCATGTCGGCGGTGCCCGTTCAGCACTGCAGAACTGGATCTACGCCAAGCAGCACGGGGGCGTGTTCGTACTACGGGTGGAGGACACCGACGCGGCCCGCAACCGCCCCGAGTGGATCGAGGGGATCCTCAGCGCGCTGGACTGGATCGGCATCCGTCGTGGTTCGTACGAGGGGCCGTACTTCCAGTCGGCCAACGCCGGCGAGCACCGCGCGGCGGCCGACCGGCTGCACCAGTCCGGGCGTGCCTACTACTGCGACTGCGCCCGCGCCGACGTGCAGGCCCGCACCGGCAGCGAGTACCGCGGGTACGACGGGTTCTGCCGCGACCGGAGTCTCGACGCCGGGGCCGGGCGGGCCCTGCGGTTCCGCACTCCGGACACCGGCAGCACCACGGTCGTCGACCTGATCCGCGGCGAGCCGACGTTCGAGAACCAGTTGATCGAGGACTTCGTCATCGCCCGGGGCGACGGCTCGCCGGTCTTCCTGCTGGCCAACGTGGTCGATGACATCTCCCAGGGGATCACCCACGTGATCCGCGCCGAGGAGCACCTGCCGAACACCCCCAAACAGCAGCTGCTCTGGGCAGCGCTCGGGGTCAAGCCACCGGTCTGGGCGCACGTACCGGTGGTCGTCAACGAGAAACGCCAGAAGCTGTCCAAGCGCCGCGACAAGGTGGCGCTGGAGGCGTACCGCGACGAGGGGTACCTCGCCGACGCGATGCGCAACTATCTGATGCTGCTC is drawn from Micromonospora sp. Llam0 and contains these coding sequences:
- a CDS encoding ABC transporter permease subunit, which translates into the protein MLLRNPFTKALRDNRRSMLGWAVSIAAVGTMYAAFWPTMQTPEMAEAMSAYPEGMLEAFNFNDVTSPAGYLGSAVYGLLIPLLVAVFGIAAGARTIAGDEETGSLDLLLAHPVSRVRAALQRFAALVVGLVVTGALLWLALVAIRGPAEFTAVGVGALAAMTLHLVLFGTAFAALAYGVGAATGSRATALGVGAAVAVLGYLANAVLPQVDALAWARDISPFHWYLAGDPLVNGVQFGGVLLLAGFAAVCVAAGTWRFTRRDIAV
- a CDS encoding YjbQ family protein, with the protein product MDSDVISIRTGSRPVVRDITAEAGRFVAGRGDGLLHVFVPHATAGIAIIETGAGSDDDLLTALDQLLPTDDRWQHRHGSPGHGRDHVLPAFVAPYATLPVLDGRLALGTWQSVCLVDPNGDNADRKVRFSFLAG
- the aceE gene encoding pyruvate dehydrogenase (acetyl-transferring), homodimeric type; its protein translation is MATERKRPVISDGLPSQLPDIDPEETSEWVESLDGVIDERGAKRARYVMLRLLERARERQVGVPPLTTTDYINTIPPEREPWFPGDEMIERRIRAYIRWNAAVLVHRAQRPEIGVGGHISTYASAASLYEVGMNHFFRGKQHPGGGDHIFFQGHASPGMYARAFVEGRLSEQRLDGFRQELSHAGLGGGLPSYPHPRLMPDFWEFPTVSMGLGAINAIYQARFNRYLQHRGIKDTSDQHVWAFLGDGEMDEPESLGAIGVAAREELDNLTFVINCNLQRLDGPVRGNGKVMQELEAFFRGAGWNVIKVVWGREWDPLLAADTDGALVNLMNTTPDGDYQTYKAESGAYVREHFFGRDPRTRKMVESLSDDEIWNLKRGGHDYRKLYAAYKAATEHTGQPTVILAKTIKGWTLGEHFEGRNATHQMKKLTLDDLKTFRDRLYLDVPDEQLEANPYLPPYLRPADDSPEMTYLQERRKALGGYVPTRRTAARPLAVPGSERFGDVKRGSGKQKVATTMAFVRLLKDIMKDREFGKRWVPIIPDEARTFGMDSLFPTQKIYSPHGQKYTAVDRELFLSYKESTAGQILHEGINEAGSVASFTAAGTSYATHDEPMIPLYIFYSMFGFQRTGDAFWAAADQMARGFVLGATAGRTTLNGEGLQHEDGHSQLLAASNPAVVAYDPAFAFEIAHIVENGLHRMYGESPENVFYYLTVYNEPIVQPAQPDGLDVEGLLKGLYRYAAAPQVSRADGGEAPRATILASGTGMQWALKAQQLLAEDWGVAADVWSVTSWTELRRDAVACEEHNLLNLGGEARVPYVRTALADAPQSVVAVSDWMRAVPDLIARWVPGDYTSLGTDGFGLSDTRHALRRHFHVDAESVAVATLRQLALRGEVPAEVPAGAAKKYAIDDVNAAPVGETGGDS
- a CDS encoding SRPBCC family protein; translation: MILIERSGRVEAPIDTVWEVVGQAALLPDWLAGVRQAEVIGGDIRRMRVHTADGAAADAEVIEFQPPKLIAWRERAAGPGLRAEARTEVQVELTPEGDGTAVRLTIVRWPAGQVSATLLRLGKHRVGADLETSLGRLSDLAAARHAANADDRTNVC
- the gltX gene encoding glutamate--tRNA ligase, with product MTVRVRFAPSPTGMFHVGGARSALQNWIYAKQHGGVFVLRVEDTDAARNRPEWIEGILSALDWIGIRRGSYEGPYFQSANAGEHRAAADRLHQSGRAYYCDCARADVQARTGSEYRGYDGFCRDRSLDAGAGRALRFRTPDTGSTTVVDLIRGEPTFENQLIEDFVIARGDGSPVFLLANVVDDISQGITHVIRAEEHLPNTPKQQLLWAALGVKPPVWAHVPVVVNEKRQKLSKRRDKVALEAYRDEGYLADAMRNYLMLLGWAPSNDREIVPWSVIEEEFRLEAVNPSPAFFDERKLRAFNGEYIRALPVEDFIAACQPWLTGTPSTPAPTGSGIAPPPWRAADYDPTTFAAVAPLAQTRIAVLSEIVTNVDFLFLDVPVIDDAGWAKAMKDGSADLLDATIAAFAALPDWSAEPLKAALEQVGAERGLKLGKAQAPVRVAVTGRSVGLPLFESLEVLGPERTLRRLRDARARLG